The following nucleotide sequence is from Salvelinus namaycush isolate Seneca chromosome 23, SaNama_1.0, whole genome shotgun sequence.
cacgtctgtctgtctgtacctccctctctctctctcctcaccacacgtctgtctgtctgtacctccctctctctctcctcaccacacgtctgtctgtctgtacctccctctctctctctcctcaccacacgtctgtctgtctgtacctccctctctctctctcctcaccacacgtctgtctgtctgtacctccctctctctctctcctcaccacacgtctgtctgtctgtacctccctctctctctctcctcaccacacgtctgtctgtctgtacctccctctctctctctcctcaccacacgtctgtctgtctgtacctccctctctctctctcctcaccacacgtctgtctgtctgtacctccctctctctctctcctcaccacacgtctgtctgtctgtacctccctctctctctctcctcaccacacgtctgtctgtctgtacctccctctctctctctcctcaccacacgtctgtctgtacctccctctctctctctcctcaccacacgtctgtctgtctgtctgtctgtctgtacctccctctctctctctcctcaccacacgtctgtctgtctgtctgtctgtttgtctgtctgtctgtctgtctgtctgtctgtctgtctctgtctgtctgtctgtctgtctctgtctgtctgtctctgtctgtctgtctgtctgtctgtctgtctgtctgtctgtctgtctgtctgtccctccctctctctctctcctcaccacacgtctgtctgtctgtctgtctgtacctccctctctctctctcctcaccacacgtctgtctgtctgtctgtctgtacctccctctctctctctctctctcctcaccacacgtctgtctgtctgtctgtctgtacctccctctctctctctctcctcaccacacgtctgtctgtctgtacctccctctctctctctctcctcaccacacgtctgtctgtctgtctgtctgtctgtctgtctgtctgtctgtctgtctgtctgtctgtctgtctgtacctccctctctctctctctctcctcaccacacgtctgtctgtctgtctgtctgtctgtacctctctctctctctctcctcaccacacgtctgtctgtctgtctgtctgtacctctctctctcctcaccacacgTCTACTCTCTGTCCCTCTGATGGGCTGTCCATGTTTCCTAGCTCTTCTAGTAACGTCCATAGGTTATATTTCCTCTCATCACCTCCACATAGGGCATTTCTCTACTAAACTTCCCTTCTACCTTTACAGTTGTATTCATCTCGTATAAACATCTGCCCTCCTTTCTCTCACACTTCTCTCTCGTGTCATTTGTCACTctatccccctttcctctcctctgccctagCTGTTGGACTGGATCCGCCGGACCATCCCGTGGCTGGAGAACCGGGCTCCAGAGAAGACCATGGCCGAGATGCAGCAGAAGCTGGAGGACTTCCGGGGCTACCGCCGCGTCCACAAGCCCCCCAAGGTGCAGGAGAAGTGTCAGCTGGAGATCAACTTCAACACCCTGCAGACCAAGCTGAGGCTGAGCAACAGGCCCGCCTTCATGCCCTCCGAGGGACGCATGGTGTCGGTGAGTGGGACTGGCGGACGGACGCATggacactcactctctcactatTAGAGACATTTAGAAGCAGAAACAGAGACTGTTTCGACATGTAGAGCAGTTGTACCAATGATGCCATCCATATCTATTGGACAATTCACCTGGCCATCCTAAAGCTATCCTGTATTATTTCATTCTTATTTAGATCATTATAGTAGTGGTTCACGTTGTTGTCCCACAATGGGAAATTGGTTTGTGATTAGTTTAAAAAGACATACATATCACCAAATACATCTACATATAAATTGCGCTAGAGGGTATAATGCTGTTACACAGTGTAGTGTTCTTTCTGCTGTACGGTGGATCAGTGTCCTCTCCCTGGCTGCAGGATATCAATGGGTCATGGCACAACCTGGAGGGGGCGGAGAAGGGCTACGAGGAGTGGATGCTCAACGAGATTCGTCGCCTGGAGAGACTCGACCACCTGGCCGAGAAGTTCCGTCAGAAAGCCACCATCCACGAGTCCTGGACCGATGGTATGGAGACACTCACTAGTTACTGTACAGGCTACACTGATCCCTCACCCTCACTCTGGCGTAGGGTCGCAAAATTCCAGtgactttcccaaaattcccaggttttcccgGATATCCTGGTTGAGGGATTCTGGATTTGCTGCTTGTTCCCCCCTCCAGGGACtcttccaactgggatttctggaaaaaGTTAGAATTTGGGGAAAGTTTACTGCAATTTTGCAACTGTACCTAGACACTTGTCGGTGCCACTGCTCCCTATAGATCTCAAAGTACTAGGTGGAGCTTTGACCATATTGATAATGAGGAAGTATGGGTTTGAGTGAGTTGGTTTGGATATCTTGAAGCTTACCGTCTTTAACCCTTCCCTCCCACCCCAGGTAAGGAGGCCATGCTGACCCAGAAGGACTATGAGACAGCCAGCCTGTCGGAGGTCAAGGCTCTGCTGAGGAAACACGAGGCGTTTGAGTCTGACCTGGCCGCCCACCAGGACCGCGTGGAGCAGATCGCTGCCATCGCACAGGAACTCAAGTGAGcgggagaaaaggagggagggatgggatggagggagtaAATGAGATATGGGGGGGTGAAAAGGGATGGGAGATTGTGGGAGGGGACTGATGGTGGATTGGAGAACGGAAAGAGTCAGGAGGAAGAGATGAATGGAGAAATAATCCAGAAGAATGAAAAGATGGAGATTGTGGTTAGGTTGAGTAGGACTCATGTAGAAAGATAATAAGTCCACGTGTGTGTTCCCTGTGCCTCAGTGAGCTGGACTACTACGACTCCCCCAGGGTGAACGCCCGCTGTCAGAAGATCTGTGAGCAGTGGGATGCCCTGGGGTCTCTCACCCAGAGCCGCAGGGAGTCTCTGGAGGTACGCCCCCCCCAGCCAGCCACCTTTCACACACTCCCATCTAGTCATACACTACAAGGACACGTTTACACTGTGAAAATGGGTAgacgcacacacaaacaagcacacatacacacagactttCTACCAGGGTTCCCTTACCCCACTTCTGTTTCTCATGTTGAATCCCTGTCACATAGATGCTAGTGTTCCCAGCAGGCACCTGACCCCAGTCTCTCCCCCCACAGAGGACAGAGAAGCAGCTGGAGTCCATTGACGAGCTGTACCTGGAGTACGCCAAGAGGGCGGCACCCTTCAACAACTGGATGGAGGGGGCCATGGAGGACCTGCAGGACATGTTCATCGTTCACAACATTGAAGAGATCCAGGTAAAAGACATGGGGACACCATCACCAACCGTTTACTGCTTTACGTCTCCAGAGGGTCTCCACTATCACAATGTATCATCATGACCTGTGCTGTTAACAGTAGGTTGTCAATGAAGTTGTCATTTAGTCTCATACTGGGTAACGAACATTTAGAATGAATGGGAATGACTGGAAATCTACATGAGCAGTAGCATTACTACCGTACCTGTAGACTGCCAGTCATAGCTCTAACGCTACTTAGGATTGGCTCGTGAAGCTACCGGTAACTTCCTTCACACTGCGCgcatggtatccatgagttcatgaCTTATATGGGTATGCACTGTAATACCATGCTGATCCCTCTCTTCATCTGTCCTTTCACTTTGTCCTTCACCTCATTTCCCATCCTTCTCCTTCGTTTCTTTCTCCGTTTCAATCTCTcatttttctcctctctcttacaGGGCCTCATCACAGCCCATGAGCAGTTCAAATCTACCCTCCCTGAGGCCAACAAGGAGCGGGAGGCCATCCAGGCTATTCAGGCGGAGGTGCAGAAGATTGCCCAGTACAACGGCATCAAGCTGAGCGGGGGCAACCCCTACACCACCATCACACCCAAGACTATCGACAACAAGTGGGACAAGGTGTGTACCTGTGGCTGTATGTTCATATATGCTTTGCGATGTGTGCAGTTACTGCTTTTGCCGGTTTGAATTCaatccatatttatttatttctgtttccACGTGCTAGTTAATACCTAAAACAGTCCCCTGAGTGAGCCTCAGCCTTGTGGCATTGCTTCTACTATGGGAATGAGTGTGTGCTGTGCTGACTGGCGCCCCCATGTGGTGTTTTGTAGGTGGAACAGCTGGTTCCCCAGCGTGACCAGGCCCTGCAGGAGGAGCTGGCCAAGCAGCAGTCCAATGACCACCTGCGCCGCAAGTTTGCCACCCAGGCCAACATCGTCGGGCCCTGGATACAGACCAAAATGGAGGTACTGTAAAGAAACCGAGCCATACCCTTACTGTGCCGACCCATACTACATAACATTGATCCAGCCCTCTTAGTGGCATTAGTTCTATTGGCTCTGTGCCTCCTGGATCATGTTCATTATGGCATTCAACACTAAATGTTTTGTGACGGGGAAGAAAATTGAGCGTCCAGGTTGACCCTACCTGTTTCAGCTTGTTTTCTTACGTTTGGTGCCTAGTGAATACACGCCAGCTCTGGCCTTTTGGGGATCTGGtccttgaatgtgtgtgtgtgtgtgtaggagattGGACGGATATCCATTGAGATGAATGGAACTCTGGAGGACCAGCTGGTGAACCTGAGAGAGTATGAGCAGAGCATCATAGAGTACAAGCCCAACATTGACCAGCTGGAGGGAGACCATCAGCTCATCCAGGAGGCCCTCATCTTCGACAATAAATACACCGCCTACACCATGGAGGTagctacacaaaaacaaacatttcaGTTCACCCCGGGCAGCCCAAATGgtcccctattccctttatagtgcactacatttgaccacgcctggtaaaaagtagtgcactgtgtagagAATAGGGGGCCATTCGGGCTGCCGCCCTGCTCTCGACTATCTGTTGGTTCTATGTGGAATAGATCACTATATTTCGCCATCCTTTTTTTTTCAGATTTTCATTGTCTGTTCTATTTTTCGATTTTCTTTGACCAGGCGGGGCAGTTGAGAACcagttgttatttacaatgaaagCCTGGAGGTTTCTGGTGTCCTCCCTCTTTTAGAGCCCTTTGTCCGTTCGTCTGTTCTACATATTACGTTTCTATCTCTCTTCCTTAATCAATACGGtttcttccccctccccctccattcctccatctcaGCACCTGCGGGTGGGCTGGGAGCAGCTCCTCACCACCATCGCCCGCACCATCAACGAGATCGAGAACCAGATCCTGACCCGCGACGCCAAGGGCATCAGCCAGGAGCAGCTGCATGAGTACCGCACTTCCTTCAACCACTTTGACAAGGTCAGGGGTCAACACCGGGGGTCAACATGGGGGATCAGGCGAGAGGGAACAGGGGGGCATCTTTTTGTATAAAATAACGTCGTAAAAAATGTCTGCGAGAATGCTGTTATTTCCACCGGCTTTTGCAGTTGAGTGTCTTACTCTAGAAGAGGTGTTTACACTTATCTCCTGTATGTGTCGAGTCTTAAGTCCCCCTCTTATTTCAGAAGGGAAACTCAGGTGGGACTAAGAAATGGACTAGACTTGTGAGGACGAACCTATTCCTTATTTGTTGACATTCACAGGTGGAACTAGTAGTGTTTCACCCTGGGTTGGAGGTGGCTGGGGCTGTGTAGAGCGGAGCGCCCTGAGAGAGGGGGGTTGTGTAACCCCCGAGTTCACCTCACCCATCCCACAACAGCGTACCTCATCACTTCACCTCACTGTCTTTATGCATGCTGGGTTTGGCTCAACATCAAGACagagactgtgtcccaaatgacaccatattccctatatagtgcactgctattgaccaggacccatatggctctggtcaaatgtagtgcactatatagggcaggggCATTCAGctcttaccctatgaggtccggagcctgctggttttctgttctacacacacctggtgtcccaggtctaaagcagtccctgattagaggaacAGTTCGGGGAAAAGCAGTGGAACTTTGAGGTCCACTGCTTGAATTTGAGGgttataaggaatagggtgccatttgggacaaagctgTTCTTTCAGTAGCACTATGGTGATCTTTGAGTACTTGTCATTCCCATAAAGATATTTAGGGGACACAGTTAAACAGTATGTGTTCCTAAGCACTTTGCCTTTGCTCTCCTTTGGAGAACTGGCCCCTCACTGTCACTGGTGTGCCTGTCTAGTATCACGGATGTATTTCCCCGTAAGCTGTTGTCATTGTTTAACGTCTAACATCcgtttgtttgtctgtctgtccccaccaTGTCTGTCCATCATCATCACCCTCGTTTTGCATGCCATGTTCCCATCACCTGACCACTCCCATCTGGCATCCCTGTGTTGTGATTGTTCCATCATGGCTTCCGTCATCATGGTGTGCTCTGTAATTGGCTGATGGTGACCTCACAGGACCACAGCGGGGGCCTGATGGCTGAGGAGTTCAAGGCGTGCCTGATCAGCCTGGGCTACGATGTGGAGAATAACAAAACGGTAAGGAGCACAGACAAGCCAGGGGGGCGAGAACATAGGATAGAGGGGCTGCTGTTTCCCCTGTCCAACCTGCGGGTGGTGCTCTCTGCCTGGCTCTTCACTTGCCGGTGCAGTAATTCACTCATttcactcacccactcactcactgGCCTccactccagcctcagcctcggCTCCAACAGCGCTGCTGCATTACCTTGATTTGACTCTCTCTTTTAAAGCTGTTTTTGCGGTTTCCTTTTTTTCCATTCTCCTCACATTACTCACCTCTCTGCACCTCCCCTCCTTTGTTCCTCCTCTTTCCATACTTATATCGGTTCCTCCTCTCGTGCTTTTCCTTCCTCCTTGAATCTACTCTCCCTCTATTGCTCTCCTTTTTCTTCCATATCTGTTCCTCTATCTCTCGGTCCCTGGGAACAGAAGCGCACAGGGCAGATGGACATGGACAATTACCGCGCTCTGCTCGTTGCCACTGGAAACAGCCTGGTACTGCCTTCTGCTTTTTctactctctccgtctctctctctgtcttgagTTTTTAGAGTAAGACCCTTATTGTTGTAGCTACTGTAACATGGTAAACATAATGTGTGTTAACTGTCTCTTGTAACACAATCCCTCTTAACCCTGCTCCTAGCAGATATTAACACAACCTTTATCGTTGAGGCATGTTGTCAAATTTAACTCAAATGGATAAGTTAAATGTTTCATTAATTAGTGGGTATATTGCTTGGAGGTTGGTCATTGGTCAATGAGGCCCTCGATTTGCTATTGGTGTGTCTGGGTTAACCTGTGTCTTCCTGTGGTGGTGGTTTCCAGGGCGATGCTGAGTTTGCCCGCATCATGGGCATAGTGGACCCCAACAACAGCGGCGTGGTCACCTTCCAGGCCTTCATAGACTTCATGTCCCGGGAGACCACGGACACCGACACAGCCGACCAGGTCATCGCCTCCTTCAAGATCCTGGCTGCAGACAAGGTGAGGGGTTTTGTGGGGGTGGAATGGTGTTGGGCtcgtgtgagagggagagaatgtgTGTTGCAGCTACTTGAGACTGCTGAAATAGGCAAACTATCACTCTGTTATTCACTgtccctctgtctttccctctccctccatctcgttccctctctctgtcagaaCTTCATTATGGCTGAGGAGCTGAGACGTGAGCTGCCTCCAGACCAGGCGGAGTACTGCATCGCCCGCATGGCGCCCTACTCGGGCCCTGACGCGAAGCCCGGAGCCCTCGACTACATGTCCTTCTCCACCGCCCTCTACGGGGAGAGTGACCTCTAAGAGCACACCACAGGGGGGCGAGGGGGAAGGGATGAGGTTTGGGGTGGAAGGGGGGGTACGTAGAGGCTTGCCAGGCCCAATGCAGAGCAGACACTCTCCACCCCTCTAGGTCTAGCCTGCAGTCACTGGGAGAAGAGGGGAGTGAGTCTGAAGCAAGTGGTTTGATTGGCTCTGTAGAAGAGGGAGGGGCTGCAGGTGGAGGGTCCTGGGAAGTGATTAGTGGACAGCGCTACTGCTCCCTCTAGATTCTGGTCCTGCAGTGCCCCTGAGTGTGCAGGTTTTCATCTCAAACTGGTTGGCTGTCGCAACCTGTTATCCTCAACTTACTTTGTTCACAGATCAACTACAATCAAATGCACATCATGTTATGGGGTGAAAACTAGCAACCACAGGTGCACTTCTGGGTCAGGACAGGATGGGAACACAAGTCCCACCTTCACCCTCTGCcttggggatgggggggggggcacgagCTATTCTGATTCTTATACtactttttttgtttattttattttatcttgctggggggggggggggggggggtggaggagagTTTGCGTATTAGAACACAGAGATATATGAaggggaggggggcggggggtTGAACAGAAAATAATGACATGTACCCGTACCACATTTTGCTGGATAAGTGGAACTCGGATATCTAACCTCAACGCTTTTCTTTTcctgtttctttctttcttttctccagCAAATGTGAGTAAGTGGTGTCAGTGCTGTACATACTTATTTTTCCAGTACGCAACAGTCAGAATATTCTTCGCAGGCTTGTAGGGCAAAAAAAAGTGGCATTTTTTAAAAAGCAAAACATCAAATGGAGAAAAATAAATAGCAGTTTGACACATTGAGTACCGTAGATAGGTTTGAATTACTGAGAGTCTTCATTTGGATTAAGCTATTTTTCAACGGTCAAATATGGAATCCTGTCATATTAAAGATATGGTGACAATTTAGTTGAAGGAAGTATATGTGAGGCCTTTATAGCTATGTAACCATCACATGACATAAACATGTTGGCATTTATGAAACTTTGCTTTTGTGATATATCACTTTGACACGGAGGCGTATAAGGTGCTCATGTTCACACAATCTATTCATTTATTATAGTTTCAACTGAAGAACATATTAAGAAATATCCCCTAGAAGCACAGCATGTGAGGTCATGTAAAGCTTACATGGACAAAGTGAAGGCCCACCACTACCATCGGCTGAATTGTTTCTATAGGAACACCGCTTTAGAGAGTTCCCCGAGGAAGTTGGAAACGATGGGAGAACAAAAAATGTGCCTGTTAGTGGCTACAGCCCTGTCTCTCGCTCCCTCGCAACCCTCCATCTCCTTGTCTGTCTTCTCTATACAGCAGGGTGGGGAGGGACCCAGCATAAAGAAGGGCAAAGGGATTGGGCCAGAGTCTTAATAAACATTCCATTATGTCTTAAATAAAAGGAAATTACTGTCTACCAATCTATGCAATCATCTATATCCAATATCACAGAGTTCAGAGAGAAATGGTGGGAATTGATTTGAAGAAATTAATTGACTAAATTAAGTGCatgacatttttgttttatttctttaacaTTTGTAAAGGGGAGGGGTCAAGGAGCttagggggagagggatgagagccAAAGTGACTGAGGAAAAAAAATAAGACTTGGGCCAAAAGCTTGTACTTTTACCTGCAAGGTTGGAAAGCATTGAGCTTTGGATTTGTGATTTCTTCTTTTTTTGTACTCTTTAATATCAAACCTTATCTGCTGTACTGGAAACTGCAAAACAGCCTTCTGTCTAAAAGTGAATTTCACAAGCACACATAAAGTTTCCTTATAAAATACTATGACTTGGTTGTCTTTTTTCCCCTTCTCTAGGCCTACTTCTAAATATATATACGCATAGCCTATGCCTcctctgtaaaacatgttatTGTTGGGAATATTTTACTCTGGACAGTTAATGGGCCTACTCATACTACCTCTTAAATAAGCAAATAGTCTTTTCCTCCTGGTAGGATAAGTGTAAATCAGCTGCTTGCCCTATGGGCTGCCTAGTCTGCATGTTTATGTCCACGTGAGGGAGATTTAGGACCACCAGTAGCCTAGTAGTAGACGGACCACCAGGAGTAGACCGTTTTAACCTCAGCAAATTAGCCGATTAACGTTTTATAAAACACTAGTAGATTTAGATTaaaaaaagttaaaaaaaatactatgTATTGCTATAACTACTTTTTATACAATGGCCCACTGTGAACAAGTAGGCCTGAAGTATGGCAAGCAGTTGTGCAGCAGTTACGCACATGTTATTGTTGAACGGAAAGGGGCTGGCTACTTGGGGATAAAGCCACGGTAGGGATTTGACAGGGGAGTTCTTGATGCTCATGTAGTCTGCGTTCAAATCCAGGATGACAGAGAACCATATTTACAATTATAGTGTGTGTTTTTGAAGACATTTCCCCGTGAACTATTTCTGATTATTCATCACTGCCATCGGTTTTGCGTAAAGCGCAACAATTTGGGAACTACCCGTTTTGTCGTTACACTCGTCAAGAGAT
It contains:
- the LOC120018314 gene encoding alpha-actinin-4-like isoform X1; protein product: MVDYHASNSQASSGGPAVYMDPREQENDWDRDLLLDPAWEKQQRKTFTAWCNSHLRKAGTQIENIEEDFRDGLKLMLLLEVISGERLPKPERGKMRVHKINNVNKALDYIAGKGVKLVSIGAEEIVDGNAKMTLGMIWTIILRFAIQDISVEETSAKEGLLLWCQRKTAPYKNVNVQNFHISWKDGLAFNALIHRHRPELIDYDKLRKDDPLTNLNNAFEVAEKYLDIPKMMDAEDIVNTARPDEKAIMTYVSSFYHAFSGAQKAETAANRICKVLAVNQENEHLMEDYEKLASDLLDWIRRTIPWLENRAPEKTMAEMQQKLEDFRGYRRVHKPPKVQEKCQLEINFNTLQTKLRLSNRPAFMPSEGRMVSDINGSWHNLEGAEKGYEEWMLNEIRRLERLDHLAEKFRQKATIHESWTDGKEAMLTQKDYETASLSEVKALLRKHEAFESDLAAHQDRVEQIAAIAQELNELDYYDSPRVNARCQKICEQWDALGSLTQSRRESLERTEKQLESIDELYLEYAKRAAPFNNWMEGAMEDLQDMFIVHNIEEIQGLITAHEQFKSTLPEANKEREAIQAIQAEVQKIAQYNGIKLSGGNPYTTITPKTIDNKWDKVEQLVPQRDQALQEELAKQQSNDHLRRKFATQANIVGPWIQTKMEEIGRISIEMNGTLEDQLVNLREYEQSIIEYKPNIDQLEGDHQLIQEALIFDNKYTAYTMEHLRVGWEQLLTTIARTINEIENQILTRDAKGISQEQLHEYRTSFNHFDKDHSGGLMAEEFKACLISLGYDVENNKTGDAEFARIMGIVDPNNSGVVTFQAFIDFMSRETTDTDTADQVIASFKILAADKNFIMAEELRRELPPDQAEYCIARMAPYSGPDAKPGALDYMSFSTALYGESDL
- the LOC120018314 gene encoding alpha-actinin-4-like isoform X2 — encoded protein: MVDYHASNSQASSGGPAVYMDPREQENDWDRDLLLDPAWEKQQRKTFTAWCNSHLRKAGTQIENIEEDFRDGLKLMLLLEVISGERLPKPERGKMRVHKINNVNKALDYIAGKGVKLVSIGAEEIVDGNAKMTLGMIWTIILRFAIQDISVEETSAKEGLLLWCQRKTAPYKNVNVQNFHISWKDGLAFNALIHRHRPELIDYDKLRKDDPLTNLNNAFEVAEKYLDIPKMMDAEDIVGTLRPDEKAIMTYVSCFYHAFSGAQKAETAANRICKVLAVNQENEHLMEDYEKLASDLLDWIRRTIPWLENRAPEKTMAEMQQKLEDFRGYRRVHKPPKVQEKCQLEINFNTLQTKLRLSNRPAFMPSEGRMVSDINGSWHNLEGAEKGYEEWMLNEIRRLERLDHLAEKFRQKATIHESWTDGKEAMLTQKDYETASLSEVKALLRKHEAFESDLAAHQDRVEQIAAIAQELNELDYYDSPRVNARCQKICEQWDALGSLTQSRRESLERTEKQLESIDELYLEYAKRAAPFNNWMEGAMEDLQDMFIVHNIEEIQGLITAHEQFKSTLPEANKEREAIQAIQAEVQKIAQYNGIKLSGGNPYTTITPKTIDNKWDKVEQLVPQRDQALQEELAKQQSNDHLRRKFATQANIVGPWIQTKMEEIGRISIEMNGTLEDQLVNLREYEQSIIEYKPNIDQLEGDHQLIQEALIFDNKYTAYTMEHLRVGWEQLLTTIARTINEIENQILTRDAKGISQEQLHEYRTSFNHFDKDHSGGLMAEEFKACLISLGYDVENNKTGDAEFARIMGIVDPNNSGVVTFQAFIDFMSRETTDTDTADQVIASFKILAADKNFIMAEELRRELPPDQAEYCIARMAPYSGPDAKPGALDYMSFSTALYGESDL